From Laspinema palackyanum D2c:
AGTGTAGAGTCTCCCCCGGAGTTAAATCCGACCCATTCGCTGGAGGGTGTGAGAGTGCTGGTGGTGGATGATGAAGCCGATGCTCGGGGTTTACTCACTCTCGTCCTGGAAGAGTGCGGTGCACAGGTCCAGACAGCAGCCTCGGTCCGCCAAGCCCTGATTGCTATTCCCCAATTTTACCCCCAAGTGCTAATTTCTGATATTGCTATGCCGGAAGAAGATGGATATACTCTGATTCATCAGATCAGAAGGATGGAATTATCGGAAGGGGGATATTTACCCGCAGCCGCAGTCACAGCGTATGCACGTTCAGAAGACCGCACCCGCGCCCTCAAAGCGGGATATGATATCCACCTCCCGAAACCTGTGGATACAGCGGAGTTAATCGCCGTAGTCGAACGCCTTGCGGCGCGATCGCGTCATACCCCCTAATCCGGGGAGAGGCGATCGCCGTCAAGAGTTACCGATAGCAGGCTAACCGCTGTTGCACTTGGTTTTGCAGGGTCGGACTTTGCAGCGATCGCACCACCTGCATGGCCGCGTTATAGTCCCCCAATTGCCCATATCGAATGGCGATTTCTTCATACAAACTCCCCCGATCCATCGGGTCTTCTACTTCGGTGTAACCAAACCAATTCCCCTGGTCATCGTACTGTCCCCCAAATCTCATCACATTAGATTCTTCCCCCGGAACTGTCCTGGCCATATCAAAGGCTTTGGCTAAGGCTTCCCGGGCAATATCTCGCTCTCCCGCCTTCAAATTTTTATCGGCTAGGAGGATTAAGTTACTAACTTTTTCTGCCGGGGATTTTAACAATTCTATCACCTGATAGGCTTCAGCAATTTTTCCTTCTTGGATGAACGTCTCCATCAGCCGTTTAATTAAGGTGCTTTGGAAATATTCATCTTTTATGCTGCGGACTAGCTGCAAGGCAAAGTCATAACGTTTACCCTCGATCAGCCGATCAAACACTGTGACCCAGGCATAGGAATTTTCTTGAACCTGGTTGCTGATTAAGAGCACTTGGGCAAATAACTCTTCAGCCTTAGCCTGTTGTCCCGCTTTGGCATATTCTACCGCAACCGAGGCCAACATTTCAAATTTTAGCTCGTTACTTTCTAGGGATTCAACCGCCTTCATGCCTCGGCTTAACAGTTCAGTCGCCCGTTCAGTTTTGCCAAGATTTTGATAGACAAAAGCGACGGCCACTAAGTTAATCGGCATAATTTCAGCAGCCTTAATCGCAATTTCATCATCTCCTCGGGTTGCGGCTTCCCTTGCCAATTCTAACAAAAGATCCTGTTTTTTTTCGGGATAAGGAATTTGTTGGGCCGCTTGAATCGCCACTTCATACAGTCCCAACCGAGTATAATCTTCAACCATATCCGGGAGAAGCAGTTGTTGTTCAAAATTGTCAGGAATTGTGCGGACCGTTTCTAAAGCTTGGTTGGCAATAGTAGAGGCTTTTTCCCGTTGTCCTTGGGTCGCATATTCCAGCGCAATGGCACTGAGGACTTTCGCTTTAATTTCCGGCCTTTCGAGGGGAGCAATTTCCTGTAAAGCTCGGTCCGGATATCCCGCTTCCGCATAATGGATTAAAATCGGGGAAAGGGCGACCATGCGACCGTTTGGATCTAAGATTAAATTGGCTTGACGCAAAGCCTCTGTAAATAAAGGAATCACGCGATCGGTTTGTCCCTGTTTAGCCGATCGCAACCCAATTTCTGCTAAACCCCGGGCTTTAATTTCCGTGTCACTGACGTGATCCCAAACAATTTTATGGGCGCGTTCAATGTTACCTTTGGCCGCCAAATTCTTGGCAATTTCTGCAAAAGTCTGACTCCGATAATAAGCCTCGGAAATTGTTCCAGCAAGCTCTAAAGCTTTATCCAGTTGTCCCACTTGACCATAATAAATGGCGAGGGGTTGGAAATCCCAGGCTTGACTGTAGGCATCCTGATAGACAATGGATTGGGCATAATGGAGCGATCGCCCCAGGATTTGTGAGGCTTGAATGGTATCTTCCAGGGCAATATAGGTTCGGGCAATTTCACTTAATCCCTTGGTTTTAAATGCCGCACCTCGGATGCCCGTTTCTGCTAGAATAGCACGGGCGAGGGTTGTCCGGGCGCGATCTCGTTGTCCCCTTTGGATATACAACCGTGCAATTCCTGCCAAAGTCCGGGTTTTGGCATAGCTATATCCGGTATCCAAACTATTACTCATTCCCGCTGCCGCATCCAGGACTAAGTCTGCCTGAAAACTCTCTCCCTGTTCCACCAGACGATTAACCAGAGTTTCTAACATCCCCTCTTGTGCCTGAGTACCATTGACGACTTCAATGAAGGATAGGACTCTATCTCGGTTTTTACTGACCGATTGCATCCCTTGAAATAGCTCAATCAGGTCCTCTGCTGCCTGATCCAGTTTGCCGGATTGGATATGATTTTGAGCGCGATCGCGTAATTCAAACAAGCGCCCGTCATCGGCTATATTCTGTTCTTCCTGACAAGTCACCCCCTGGGCGATCGCCAAAGGTTCCAACAGCTTACAGCCACTCATGAACAACATCATCCCTAACCCCAATCCCACGGTCCCAACGACTGATTTTTTCATAGATTTATCTAGGGTAGTTATCGCTTCCTTCGTCCGATTCAGAAGTATTTTTAGGAAACTCATTCTCTGGATAGTCTTGACTCGAAACCTGTTCCGAATGTTCGGAGGATTTCCGTTGTTTCTCCCCCCATTCCGAGGCCCTTTCCGCCGCCTTTTTCCGCGATGCTTTACCCACCCCATAAATCGGCGTAGGCGCGGGATTAGGCGAGGAGGAACCCGGTAGGAGTTTTAACGGCTGGGGTTTTGACCCAGGAGTTTCCGGTCCGGTTTTAGGGGTTTGTGGCGTAGTTTTCGCCAGACCCCGCCGCCGTTGCGAGGTCCCTTCCTCCGCTGTATCTTCTGCCACTACTTCATACAAAATTGCTCGTTTATTTTTCTGGGTTCCTTTGCGTAAAATTCGACCTAACCGTTGAATATACTCCCTCGTTGAACCCGTTCCCGATAGCAAGATTGCCACTCTCGCATCTGGCACATCTACCCCTTCATTTAAAACATGAGATGCG
This genomic window contains:
- a CDS encoding tetratricopeptide repeat protein, which produces MKKSVVGTVGLGLGMMLFMSGCKLLEPLAIAQGVTCQEEQNIADDGRLFELRDRAQNHIQSGKLDQAAEDLIELFQGMQSVSKNRDRVLSFIEVVNGTQAQEGMLETLVNRLVEQGESFQADLVLDAAAGMSNSLDTGYSYAKTRTLAGIARLYIQRGQRDRARTTLARAILAETGIRGAAFKTKGLSEIARTYIALEDTIQASQILGRSLHYAQSIVYQDAYSQAWDFQPLAIYYGQVGQLDKALELAGTISEAYYRSQTFAEIAKNLAAKGNIERAHKIVWDHVSDTEIKARGLAEIGLRSAKQGQTDRVIPLFTEALRQANLILDPNGRMVALSPILIHYAEAGYPDRALQEIAPLERPEIKAKVLSAIALEYATQGQREKASTIANQALETVRTIPDNFEQQLLLPDMVEDYTRLGLYEVAIQAAQQIPYPEKKQDLLLELAREAATRGDDEIAIKAAEIMPINLVAVAFVYQNLGKTERATELLSRGMKAVESLESNELKFEMLASVAVEYAKAGQQAKAEELFAQVLLISNQVQENSYAWVTVFDRLIEGKRYDFALQLVRSIKDEYFQSTLIKRLMETFIQEGKIAEAYQVIELLKSPAEKVSNLILLADKNLKAGERDIAREALAKAFDMARTVPGEESNVMRFGGQYDDQGNWFGYTEVEDPMDRGSLYEEIAIRYGQLGDYNAAMQVVRSLQSPTLQNQVQQRLACYR